The following coding sequences lie in one Klebsiella huaxiensis genomic window:
- the ecpA gene encoding common pilus major fimbrillin subunit EcpA has product MNKKIIAVALVAAFSGMGVAHAVDTTAQAVATWSATAKKDTTSKLVVTPLGSLSFQYAEGIKGFNTQKGLFDVTVAGDTTATGFKLTSRLLTNTLTQLDTSGSTLSVGVSYNGVAVDKTTDTKMIDTAAGILGGNLSALSTGYNQAGRTSAQELFTFSIIEGTTNGTTAVTDYSTLPEGIWSGDVSVQFDATWTI; this is encoded by the coding sequence ATGAATAAGAAAATTATTGCCGTTGCTCTGGTAGCAGCATTCTCTGGTATGGGCGTTGCACACGCAGTTGATACAACCGCGCAGGCTGTTGCGACCTGGTCCGCTACAGCGAAAAAAGACACCACCAGCAAGCTGGTTGTGACTCCGCTGGGTAGCCTGTCGTTTCAGTACGCAGAAGGTATTAAAGGCTTTAACACCCAGAAAGGCCTGTTTGACGTTACCGTTGCAGGCGACACAACTGCAACCGGGTTTAAGCTGACTTCTCGTCTGCTGACCAACACCCTGACCCAGTTGGACACCTCCGGTTCTACCCTGAGCGTGGGCGTGTCTTACAACGGTGTTGCTGTTGATAAAACCACCGACACCAAGATGATCGATACTGCGGCTGGCATTCTTGGCGGCAACCTCAGCGCGTTGTCTACTGGTTATAATCAAGCTGGTCGTACCAGTGCGCAGGAGCTCTTCACCTTCTCCATCATCGAGGGTACCACTAACGGCACCACGGCGGTCACTGACTACAGCACGCTGCCGGAAGGTATCTGGAGCGGCGACGTCAGCGTTCAGTTCGATGCAACCTGGACCATCTG
- the ecpR gene encoding ECP biosynthesis operon DNA-binding transcriptional regulator EcpR, translating to MDYQSGLRLCIWPQEDRYFVDGLSEIIFEIRELIYPSLETIQDDFIFINISPKFMCHFISHERQWLRQTEKKQVVLIAATRLEALANYWYFNSQVRGVVYADSLRNVRDELSRVINGRFLRSDIKKGKVTKKEMQIIGLLAQGMQPKSIARIENCSVKTVYAHQRNAEVKLYSKINRIAI from the coding sequence ATGGACTATCAATCAGGTTTACGGTTATGCATTTGGCCGCAGGAGGACCGTTATTTTGTTGATGGATTATCCGAGATTATTTTTGAAATCAGAGAGCTAATTTACCCTTCCCTGGAAACTATACAGGATGATTTTATATTTATTAATATCAGCCCAAAGTTTATGTGCCACTTTATCAGCCATGAGCGTCAATGGTTGAGGCAAACAGAGAAAAAACAGGTGGTATTAATTGCCGCCACTCGGTTAGAGGCACTGGCTAATTACTGGTATTTCAATAGCCAGGTCAGAGGCGTGGTTTATGCGGATTCGCTACGCAATGTTCGCGATGAATTATCCCGGGTGATAAATGGCCGCTTTTTGCGCTCGGATATTAAGAAAGGTAAAGTGACTAAAAAAGAGATGCAGATTATTGGTCTTCTTGCGCAGGGTATGCAGCCTAAATCTATTGCCAGAATAGAAAATTGTAGTGTGAAAACGGTATATGCCCATCAGCGTAATGCTGAAGTAAAGCTGTATTCAAAGATAAATCGAATAGCCATTTAA
- a CDS encoding fimbrial biogenesis chaperone — protein MSRQRGVTLINWLPTAFCLLALWASSAAQAISVGNLTFSLAADAEFAAKRVINNNKSARLYRVSIVAIDRPGGKEVRSRPADGELLFAPRQLTLQAGESEYFKFYYHGPKDNRERYYRVSFREIPPRNYVMRNPGGTEVSMEPVVVMDTILVVRPRQVNFKWVYDRAAGTVSNTGNTWFKLLIKPGCDTTEEEGDAWYLRPGDVVRQATLRQPGNHYIIYNDKFIKMTDDCPVK, from the coding sequence ATGTCCAGGCAACGTGGCGTAACATTAATTAATTGGCTGCCAACAGCCTTTTGCCTGCTGGCGCTGTGGGCATCCTCAGCGGCGCAGGCTATCTCCGTCGGCAACTTAACTTTTTCACTGGCGGCAGACGCAGAATTTGCCGCTAAACGGGTGATAAATAATAACAAGAGCGCGCGTCTATACCGCGTTTCAATCGTGGCTATTGACCGTCCTGGCGGTAAGGAAGTGCGCTCGCGTCCTGCTGACGGCGAACTGCTGTTTGCCCCACGTCAGCTGACGTTGCAGGCAGGCGAGAGCGAATATTTTAAGTTTTACTACCACGGGCCGAAAGATAACCGCGAACGCTACTATCGGGTTTCATTTCGTGAAATCCCCCCCCGTAATTATGTGATGCGCAATCCCGGCGGTACCGAGGTCAGCATGGAGCCGGTGGTGGTGATGGACACCATTTTGGTCGTTCGACCGCGCCAGGTTAATTTCAAATGGGTTTACGATCGTGCCGCCGGTACCGTCAGCAATACCGGCAACACCTGGTTTAAGCTGCTGATCAAGCCCGGATGTGACACGACGGAAGAGGAGGGGGATGCATGGTACTTACGGCCCGGCGACGTTGTCCGCCAGGCTACACTGCGCCAGCCGGGGAACCACTACATCATCTATAACGATAAGTTTATTAAAATGACTGACGATTGCCCGGTGAAGTAA
- the ecpD gene encoding fimbrial adhesin EcpD — translation MLTAALCVMRVNAAITKTTWPDAAAMQFVFVENNSDDNFFVTPGGALDPRMTGANRWTGLKYNGSGTIYQQSLGYIDNGYNTGLYANWFFDMWLDNSPASHPLLGLRCINWYAGCDMATSLILPQTSDASGFYGATVTTGGQKWMHGMMSDSFYQYLQQMSVGSSFSMTINSCMTSVSYNASNGERCKDQASGYWYVRNVTHTKAANLKLINTHALAEVFINSDGVPTLGEGNADCRTQTIGTRSGLSCKMVNYNLQTNGLSNTSIHIFPAISNSSLASAVGSYDMQFSLDGNSWKPVSGIAQYYTFNEMKSSDSVYVFFSSNFFKQMVALGISDVNTKDLFNFRFYNTTSPESGWYEFSTSNTLIIKPRDFSISIISDEYISAPTREGYVGSSEPSLDFGYIVTTSGKTAADEVLIKVTGPAQVIGGRSYCIFSSPDGTSKVPFPATLAFLTQAGTTKTYDAGCDDTWRDMTDALWLTTPWTDISGDTGQMDKTTVKFSIPMNNDISLRTVDDNGWFGEVSASGEIHVQATWRNIN, via the coding sequence ATGTTAACGGCGGCGCTATGTGTGATGCGGGTTAACGCGGCGATAACAAAAACCACTTGGCCTGATGCGGCGGCCATGCAGTTTGTGTTTGTGGAAAACAACTCGGACGATAACTTCTTTGTCACCCCCGGAGGCGCGTTAGATCCGCGAATGACCGGGGCGAACCGCTGGACCGGGCTGAAATATAACGGCTCGGGCACCATCTATCAGCAGAGTCTGGGCTATATCGACAACGGTTATAACACCGGGCTGTATGCTAACTGGTTCTTCGATATGTGGCTGGATAACTCGCCGGCTTCTCATCCCTTACTCGGTCTGCGTTGTATCAACTGGTATGCGGGCTGCGATATGGCGACCAGTCTGATCCTGCCGCAAACCAGCGATGCCAGCGGTTTCTATGGCGCGACGGTGACAACTGGCGGGCAAAAGTGGATGCACGGCATGATGTCTGACTCTTTCTACCAGTATCTGCAACAGATGTCGGTAGGCAGCAGTTTCTCCATGACCATTAACTCCTGTATGACTTCCGTCAGCTATAACGCCAGCAACGGCGAACGCTGTAAAGATCAGGCTTCAGGCTACTGGTATGTGCGTAATGTCACTCATACCAAGGCCGCAAACCTGAAGCTAATTAATACTCATGCGCTGGCGGAAGTGTTTATCAATAGTGATGGCGTGCCAACGCTGGGGGAGGGCAATGCAGACTGCAGGACGCAGACTATCGGAACCCGTTCCGGCCTGAGCTGCAAAATGGTGAATTACAATTTGCAAACCAACGGCCTGAGTAATACCTCTATCCATATTTTCCCGGCGATCAGCAACTCGTCGCTGGCTTCTGCGGTGGGTAGCTATGATATGCAGTTCAGCCTGGACGGTAATTCATGGAAGCCGGTTAGCGGCATAGCCCAGTACTATACGTTCAATGAGATGAAATCATCTGATTCTGTTTATGTATTCTTCTCGAGTAACTTTTTTAAGCAGATGGTGGCGCTGGGGATTAGCGATGTTAATACGAAAGATCTGTTTAATTTCCGTTTCTATAACACCACCTCGCCAGAGTCAGGGTGGTATGAGTTTTCCACCTCCAATACGCTGATAATTAAACCGCGCGATTTCAGTATCAGCATTATTTCCGATGAGTACATCTCTGCGCCGACGCGCGAGGGCTATGTAGGCAGCAGCGAACCGTCGCTGGATTTCGGCTATATTGTTACTACCAGCGGTAAAACCGCCGCCGATGAAGTGCTAATTAAAGTGACTGGTCCGGCACAGGTTATTGGCGGGCGTTCATACTGTATTTTTAGTTCCCCGGACGGGACGTCGAAAGTGCCGTTCCCGGCGACACTGGCATTTCTTACCCAGGCAGGAACCACCAAAACTTATGATGCCGGGTGCGATGATACCTGGCGCGATATGACCGATGCGCTATGGTTAACAACCCCCTGGACCGATATTTCCGGCGATACGGGACAGATGGATAAAACAACGGTGAAGTTTTCCATTCCGATGAATAACGATATATCGCTGCGCACGGTGGATGATAACGGCTGGTTTGGTGAGGTGAGTGCTTCAGGAGAGATTCATGTCCAGGCAACGTGGCGTAACATTAATTAA
- a CDS encoding fimbrial biogenesis outer membrane usher protein, whose product MPLPGISPGLKKLLASGMVILLVPLSATAAADKVQQIGGVIIPQAFSQALQDGMSIPLFIHLESSTGSQDDQRIGNAFIWLDNGVLRVRQIQLEESDSNATVSEQTRKQLTSLANEAFSKDLKINLTDDAQLELSLRQLLLQLVVKKEALGTVLRSRSEDIGQSSVNTVSSTLNYNLGVYNNQMRNGGNNTSSYLSLNNVTALREHHVVLDGSLYGIGSSSQDSEVYKAMYERDFAGHRFAGGMLDTWNLQSLGPMTAISAGKIYGASWGNQASSTVFDNTQSATPVVAFLPAAGEVHLTREGRLVSVQNFAMGNHEVDTRGLPYGIYDVDVEVIVNGRVVSKRTQRVNKLFSRGRGAGAPLAWQFWGGSFHMDRWSESGKKTLPAKDSWLAGASASGSVSTFSWAATGYGYDNNAVAETRLTLPLTESINVNLQNMLASDNSWSSIGSISATLPGGFSSVWINQEKTQIGDKLRRSNADNRAIGGTLNLNSLWSKLGTFSISYNDDRRYNSHYYTADYYQTLYTGAWGSMGLRAGIQRFNNGDSSANTGKYIALDFSLPLGNWFSAGMTHQNGYTMANLSARKQFDEGSIRTIGANISRAISGDTGDDKTLSGGAYAQFDTRYSTGTLNVNSGADGYVNTNLTANGSVGWQGKNIAASGRTDGNAGVIFNTGLEDDGKLSAKVNGRIVQLSGKRNYLPLSPYNRYEVELQNSKNSLDSYDIVTGRKSQLTLYPGNVAVIEPEVKQMVTVSGRIRAEDGTLLANARINNHIGRTRTDEKGEFVMDVDKKYPTIDFSYGKNQSCEVALELSQARGAVWVGDVVCSGLATYASVQPTGEGNES is encoded by the coding sequence ATGCCTCTACCAGGGATCTCCCCAGGATTAAAAAAACTCCTTGCCTCCGGCATGGTCATTTTGCTGGTTCCGCTCAGCGCCACCGCCGCAGCCGATAAAGTACAACAAATCGGCGGCGTGATTATTCCCCAGGCTTTCAGTCAGGCTTTGCAGGACGGGATGAGCATCCCGTTGTTTATCCACCTTGAAAGCAGCACCGGTTCTCAGGACGATCAAAGAATTGGTAACGCCTTTATCTGGCTGGATAATGGCGTTCTGCGCGTGCGGCAGATTCAGCTGGAAGAAAGCGACAGCAATGCGACCGTGAGTGAACAAACCCGAAAGCAGCTGACTTCGCTGGCGAATGAAGCCTTCAGCAAAGACCTTAAAATCAATCTGACCGATGACGCGCAGCTGGAACTTAGTCTGCGCCAGCTGCTGCTGCAGCTGGTGGTGAAAAAAGAGGCACTGGGTACCGTGCTGCGTTCTCGTAGTGAGGATATTGGTCAGTCCAGCGTTAACACCGTCAGCAGCACCCTGAACTATAACCTCGGCGTTTATAACAACCAGATGCGCAATGGCGGCAACAACACCTCCAGTTATTTGTCGCTGAACAATGTCACCGCGCTGCGCGAACATCACGTTGTGCTGGACGGCTCGCTGTACGGCATTGGCTCCAGCAGCCAGGACAGCGAAGTTTACAAGGCGATGTACGAGCGCGATTTCGCCGGTCACCGCTTTGCTGGCGGGATGCTCGATACCTGGAACCTGCAATCGCTTGGCCCAATGACGGCTATTTCAGCAGGGAAGATCTACGGGGCTTCATGGGGCAACCAGGCCAGTTCGACGGTGTTTGATAACACCCAGTCGGCCACCCCTGTGGTTGCCTTTTTACCCGCCGCTGGGGAAGTTCATCTTACCCGCGAGGGACGGCTGGTGAGCGTGCAGAACTTTGCCATGGGTAACCACGAGGTGGATACGCGTGGCCTGCCATACGGGATTTACGATGTTGACGTTGAAGTGATTGTGAATGGTCGGGTAGTTAGCAAACGAACCCAGAGAGTGAATAAACTGTTCAGCCGTGGGCGAGGTGCAGGAGCGCCGCTGGCATGGCAGTTCTGGGGTGGCAGCTTCCATATGGACCGCTGGTCCGAAAGCGGTAAAAAGACGCTCCCGGCCAAAGACAGCTGGCTGGCAGGAGCTTCGGCCTCGGGTTCGGTCAGTACCTTCAGCTGGGCGGCGACCGGCTACGGCTATGATAACAACGCGGTTGCCGAAACCCGTCTGACGCTGCCGCTCACTGAATCTATCAATGTGAATCTGCAAAATATGCTGGCCAGCGATAATTCATGGAGCAGCATCGGCAGCATCAGCGCCACGCTGCCCGGCGGGTTCAGTTCGGTCTGGATCAACCAGGAGAAAACTCAAATCGGCGATAAGCTGCGACGCAGTAATGCTGATAACCGGGCAATTGGCGGTACGCTGAACCTGAATTCACTCTGGTCAAAACTGGGAACGTTTAGCATCAGCTATAACGATGATCGCCGCTATAACAGCCATTACTACACCGCAGATTATTACCAGACGCTCTATACCGGAGCGTGGGGATCAATGGGGCTGCGTGCGGGGATCCAGCGTTTTAATAACGGCGACAGCAGCGCGAATACCGGGAAATACATTGCGCTCGACTTTTCGCTGCCGCTCGGCAACTGGTTCAGCGCCGGGATGACGCACCAGAACGGTTACACCATGGCTAACCTGTCGGCGCGTAAACAGTTTGATGAAGGCAGCATTCGTACCATTGGTGCCAATATCTCACGGGCGATTTCCGGCGATACCGGCGATGACAAAACCCTCAGCGGTGGCGCCTATGCGCAGTTTGATACCCGTTATTCCACCGGTACGCTGAACGTGAACAGCGGCGCGGACGGCTATGTGAACACCAACCTGACCGCCAACGGCAGCGTCGGCTGGCAGGGGAAAAATATCGCCGCCAGCGGGCGCACCGACGGCAACGCCGGGGTGATTTTCAATACCGGTCTTGAGGATGACGGCAAGCTGAGCGCTAAGGTTAACGGGCGGATCGTGCAGCTTTCCGGCAAGCGTAATTATCTGCCGTTGTCGCCGTACAACCGTTATGAAGTTGAGTTGCAAAACAGTAAAAACTCGCTTGACAGCTACGACATCGTCACCGGGCGTAAGAGCCAGCTAACCCTGTACCCGGGAAACGTGGCGGTCATTGAGCCGGAAGTGAAGCAGATGGTGACCGTTTCCGGACGTATTCGCGCAGAAGACGGCACGTTGCTGGCAAATGCCCGCATTAATAATCATATCGGGCGAACCCGTACCGATGAGAAGGGTGAATTTGTGATGGACGTGGATAAAAAATACCCGACCATTGATTTCAGTTACGGTAAAAACCAGAGCTGTGAAGTGGCGCTGGAGTTAAGCCAGGCGCGCGGCGCGGTGTGGGTGGGCGATGTGGTTTGCAGCGGCCTTGCGACCTATGCCAGCGTGCAGCCGACAGGAGAAGGTAATGAAAGCTAA
- a CDS encoding EcpB family pilus assembly chaperone yields the protein MKNHILAIGLLLCGMTPALALDVGDISSFMNSDSSTLSKEIKNTTDSGRLINIHMERLTSPLDGGKVIPMDKQDEILLTPASLLLPAKASDVIRFFYKGPADDKERYYRIVWFDQALSDAQRNGSTRSAVATASARIGTILVVAPRKANFRYQYADGKLVNTGNATLRILAYGPCLKAADGKECKENYFLMPGKERRFTRVNVADKKGRVALWQGEQFVPVK from the coding sequence ATGAAAAATCACATTCTGGCCATCGGCCTGTTGCTCTGCGGAATGACGCCAGCTCTGGCGCTGGATGTGGGCGATATCTCTTCATTTATGAACAGCGACAGCAGCACGCTGAGTAAAGAGATCAAAAATACGACCGACAGCGGTCGCCTAATTAACATCCATATGGAACGCCTCACCTCACCGCTGGATGGCGGCAAAGTGATCCCGATGGATAAGCAGGACGAGATTTTACTGACGCCCGCCAGTCTGCTGCTGCCGGCGAAGGCCAGCGACGTGATCCGCTTTTTCTATAAAGGTCCGGCGGATGACAAAGAGCGCTATTACCGCATCGTCTGGTTTGATCAGGCGTTAAGCGACGCCCAGCGCAACGGATCGACTCGTAGTGCGGTGGCGACGGCTTCAGCGCGCATTGGCACCATCCTGGTGGTGGCTCCGAGAAAGGCGAACTTCCGCTACCAGTATGCGGACGGGAAGCTGGTGAATACCGGTAACGCCACGCTGCGTATTCTTGCCTACGGCCCGTGCCTGAAAGCGGCGGATGGCAAGGAATGCAAAGAAAACTACTTTCTGATGCCGGGGAAAGAGCGCCGTTTTACGCGCGTCAATGTGGCTGACAAAAAAGGACGGGTCGCGCTCTGGCAGGGCGAGCAGTTTGTTCCCGTGAAATAG
- the ecpA gene encoding common pilus major fimbrillin subunit EcpA: MKKKVLAIALVTAFAGMGVAQAADVTAQAVATWSATAKKDTTSKLVVTPLGSLAFQYAEGIKGFNTQKGLFDVAIEGDTTATGFKLTSRLITNTLTQLDTSGSTLNVGVDYNGVAVEKTGDTTMIDTAAGTLGGNLSALSNGYNTAGRTTAQDGFTFSIISGTTDGTADVTDYSTLPEGIWSGDVSVQFDATWTS; this comes from the coding sequence ATGAAAAAAAAGGTTCTTGCAATTGCTCTGGTAACCGCGTTTGCCGGTATGGGTGTCGCTCAGGCTGCTGACGTTACTGCTCAGGCAGTCGCTACCTGGTCTGCAACCGCCAAAAAAGATACTACCAGCAAGCTGGTGGTGACTCCGCTGGGCAGCCTGGCTTTCCAGTATGCCGAAGGGATTAAAGGCTTTAATACCCAGAAGGGCCTGTTTGATGTTGCTATCGAAGGTGATACCACCGCGACTGGCTTCAAACTGACTTCTCGTCTGATCACTAACACCCTGACTCAGCTGGATACTTCAGGCTCTACGCTGAACGTAGGCGTTGATTATAACGGCGTAGCGGTAGAGAAAACCGGCGACACCACCATGATCGACACCGCTGCTGGCACACTGGGTGGTAACCTCAGCGCGCTGTCCAACGGCTACAACACCGCTGGCCGTACTACTGCGCAGGACGGCTTTACGTTCTCCATCATCAGCGGCACCACTGATGGTACTGCGGACGTGACTGACTACAGCACGCTGCCGGAAGGTATCTGGAGCGGCGACGTCAGCGTTCAGTTCGACGCAACCTGGACCAGCTGA
- the ecpR gene encoding ECP biosynthesis operon DNA-binding transcriptional regulator EcpR gives MDHKCSLDKCIWPAHDNYFMTGLIELILDIDKLIYLPLAKVCQEFVFINLSASSLNYFIRRDSEWLAEMKGKQIVLIAARRSEALANYWYYNGSIRGVVYVDLTKDIRQELAYVINGRFLRKDIKKEKITDREMQIIRMTAQGMHPKSIAKVENCSVKTVYTHRRNAEAKLYSKIYKLAL, from the coding sequence ATGGATCATAAATGTTCTTTAGATAAGTGCATCTGGCCTGCGCATGATAATTATTTTATGACGGGTCTGATTGAGCTTATTTTAGATATCGATAAACTAATTTATCTGCCACTTGCGAAAGTGTGTCAGGAGTTTGTTTTTATCAACCTTAGCGCCAGTTCTCTGAACTATTTTATCCGACGTGATAGCGAGTGGCTGGCAGAAATGAAAGGAAAGCAGATCGTGCTTATCGCCGCAAGGCGATCGGAAGCACTGGCCAATTACTGGTATTACAATGGATCAATTCGCGGTGTAGTTTATGTTGATTTGACCAAAGATATTCGTCAGGAACTGGCTTACGTTATTAATGGACGTTTTCTGCGTAAAGATATAAAGAAAGAAAAAATTACCGATAGAGAAATGCAAATAATTCGCATGACGGCTCAGGGAATGCATCCGAAATCTATCGCCAAAGTTGAAAATTGTAGTGTGAAAACAGTTTATACCCATCGACGTAACGCCGAGGCGAAACTGTATTCAAAAATTTATAAGTTAGCGCTCTAA
- the phnC gene encoding phosphonate ABC transporter ATP-binding protein, producing the protein MNSSLAAVAETDYQQFTPPSTDRQRKVLSVRNLSKSYSAQQTVLDSISFDLHAGELVGVIGRSGAGKSTLLHVLNGTHSTSGGEILSYPEVGTPQDVSKLTGRALNAWRSQCGMIFQDFCLVPRLDVLTNVLLGRLSQTSTLKSLFKVFPDADRARAISLLEWMNMLPHALQRAENLSGGQMQRVAICRALMQNPGILLADEPVASLDPKNTQRIMNVLREISEQGISVMVNLHSVELVREYCTRVIGVAKGKIIFDDHPTQLNQDILHRLYGDEISQLH; encoded by the coding sequence ATGAACAGTTCTCTGGCTGCGGTTGCGGAAACCGATTATCAACAGTTTACGCCACCGTCTACCGACCGGCAGCGGAAGGTCCTGAGCGTACGCAACCTGAGCAAATCCTATAGCGCACAGCAAACCGTACTGGATAGCATTAGTTTCGATCTTCATGCGGGCGAGCTGGTTGGCGTGATTGGCCGATCCGGTGCAGGCAAATCCACCCTATTACATGTCCTGAATGGTACCCACAGCACCAGCGGCGGCGAGATCCTGAGCTATCCGGAAGTGGGGACGCCACAGGATGTATCAAAGCTGACAGGCCGCGCGTTAAATGCCTGGCGCAGCCAGTGCGGGATGATCTTTCAGGATTTCTGCCTGGTTCCGCGTCTTGACGTTTTGACCAACGTGCTGCTGGGACGCCTGAGCCAAACCTCAACTCTGAAATCATTATTCAAAGTTTTCCCCGATGCCGACCGGGCCCGCGCTATCTCTCTGCTGGAGTGGATGAATATGCTGCCGCACGCGCTACAGCGGGCGGAAAACCTCTCCGGCGGTCAGATGCAGCGTGTCGCTATTTGCCGAGCGCTAATGCAAAACCCCGGTATTCTGCTGGCCGATGAACCGGTCGCTTCTCTGGATCCGAAAAATACGCAGCGAATAATGAATGTTCTTCGTGAAATTAGCGAACAGGGCATCAGCGTGATGGTAAACCTGCATTCGGTGGAACTGGTGCGTGAATACTGCACCCGGGTTATCGGCGTAGCCAAAGGCAAGATTATTTTTGACGACCATCCCACGCAGCTAAATCAGGATATTCTGCATCGGCTGTATGGCGATGAAATTAGCCAATTGCATTAA
- the phnD gene encoding phosphonate ABC transporter substrate-binding protein, producing MKKYITGAVRLSAAVAGIMMAWQASAAEQPKELNLGILGGQNATQQIGDNQCVKQFLDKELNVDTKLRNSSDYSGVIQGLLGGKVDVVLSMSPSSYASVYINNPKAVDIVGIAVDDKDQSRGYHSVVVVKADSPYKKLEDLKGKAFGFADPDSTSGFLIPNHAFKQQFGGTSDNKYNNFFSSVTFSGGHEQDILGVLNGQFAGAVTWTSMVGDYNSGYSVGAFNRLIRMDHPDLMKQIRIIWQSPLIPNGPILVSNALPADFKAKVVSAIKKLDTEDHACFIKAMGGTQHIGPGSVADFQQIIDMKRELVSAR from the coding sequence ATGAAAAAGTACATCACTGGCGCAGTTCGTTTATCCGCAGCGGTTGCAGGCATTATGATGGCGTGGCAGGCAAGCGCTGCTGAACAACCGAAGGAATTAAATCTGGGTATCCTTGGCGGTCAGAACGCAACGCAGCAAATTGGTGATAACCAGTGCGTTAAACAGTTTCTCGATAAAGAGCTGAACGTGGATACCAAATTACGCAACTCTTCCGACTACTCTGGCGTTATCCAGGGTCTGCTGGGCGGCAAAGTTGACGTGGTATTAAGTATGTCACCGTCATCTTACGCTTCGGTTTATATTAACAATCCAAAAGCCGTCGATATTGTCGGTATCGCCGTAGATGATAAAGATCAATCCCGCGGCTACCACTCGGTGGTGGTAGTTAAAGCCGATAGCCCATATAAAAAGTTAGAAGACCTGAAAGGTAAAGCGTTTGGTTTTGCCGATCCGGATTCCACTTCCGGATTTTTAATTCCGAACCACGCCTTTAAACAGCAGTTCGGCGGCACCTCGGATAATAAATATAATAACTTCTTTTCCAGCGTGACCTTCTCCGGCGGCCACGAGCAAGACATTCTTGGCGTGCTGAACGGTCAGTTTGCCGGGGCGGTGACCTGGACCTCGATGGTGGGCGATTACAACAGCGGCTACAGCGTCGGTGCTTTCAATCGCCTGATTCGCATGGATCACCCGGACCTGATGAAACAAATCCGTATTATCTGGCAATCGCCGTTGATCCCGAATGGCCCGATCCTGGTCAGCAACGCTCTGCCTGCGGACTTTAAAGCTAAAGTCGTCAGCGCGATTAAAAAGCTGGATACCGAGGATCACGCCTGCTTTATCAAAGCAATGGGCGGTACTCAGCATATCGGCCCGGGCAGCGTGGCTGATTTCCAGCAGATCATCGATATGAAACGCGAACTGGTTAGCGCGCGTTAA